In Spodoptera frugiperda isolate SF20-4 chromosome 12, AGI-APGP_CSIRO_Sfru_2.0, whole genome shotgun sequence, a single window of DNA contains:
- the LOC118262518 gene encoding metal-response element-binding transcription factor 2 isoform X2, with amino-acid sequence MDINAEVSTQLSLIDALLSDLDKTITPCASKKNEKKEEETQDAMPDSTTNTEKNNANPFHCGDDVLVPNKDGRYYLGTIVELSTSNDNDSCEVGTGTARCLVKFGDGTHAWAPVASLKLLSAPPADDGRIMCVVCKRREGPAASPATNAIIACDMCGRGYHAKCHSPPVDAWINGASWHCKRCVDQRYRVAAAENRALKRSDLFRFKGGQQRRQQQELTPPCDTASTTSSASVSDAGKDQNETHCYCGEKSDWLAQMLLCCRCSRWFHQRCVSSLQYPLYAGDKLYIFACAHCNGGAEYLRRLELCWLDLAHLALYNLTAYNAPNYFDLDNVIMPYIMDNWHALQLPEKMWRTPVKERREKILTALTSSRKRFKCGREMKKRATIWGLRLRRPPPPPLQLSALEQIKKGDPLTDKLVREYAPRLRFLPRAPSPQTVVDDSSQPSSSNIDKSSYKNHNQRMIVPVDGHWLNLMMGKRFHENLNSNSNSENDSTSSYESVKPTENDEQPSPVPSICASSPRTSDAKADNLEKISELTEIVTTNETKSICDEPPPVPSLNTSLVSCSVKLDNISKENIVDTNVSKNDVTNVNINTHTTRIATMNLELSKLSTKNIIEHSKIMSLHHMDSFPPYTSNFTHDMESSGDETSSRGTLDIIIPPLKDFQGKNNPFLMQNSYSSKRPFLSSSVYSKLNGKQNNHHSRFSLPVNLNPAMGPLVRPMKRKLSEKDIIIGPNGEVKRRKYRRPRKYLQQQLNKSCPLPDDNNKPAQIPNENGEVAPPAGALTNNVKFHGRRLRQRQEKNYYENARRNTNNNSSNNNSVKSLQLSPHKANSTAAEVNAEQLSALKSSVQSYFRAGQTFHVLARRLAPGAAPAYLIEWDSNAS; translated from the exons ATGGACATCAACGCTG AGGTCTCAACACAGTTATCTCTGATCGATGCCCTCCTGAGCGACCTTGACAAAACAATTACACCATGTGCTAGCAAAAAGaatgaaaaaaaagaagaagagaCACAGGATGCGATGCCAGACTCTACAACCAATACGGAGAAAAATAATGCTAATCCATTCCATTGTGGGGATGATGTACTGGTACCAAACAAAGATGGACGATATTATTTAG GAACAATAGTAGAGTTGAGTACTAGTAATGACAACGACTCATGCGAAGTGGGGACGGGGACTGCGCGATGTTTAGTGAAGTTTGGGGATGGGACGCACGCGTGGGCGCCGGTGGCTTCGCTGAAGCTGCTGAGCGCCCCGCCGGCGGACGACGGGCGCATCATGTGCGTGGTGTGCAAGCGCCGCGAGGGCCCGGCCGCCAGCCCCGCGACCAACGCGATCATCGCGTGCGACATGTGCGGAAGAGGCTACCACGCCAAGTGCCATTCGCCGCCCGTCGACGCATGGATTAACG GTGCATCATGGCACTGCAAGAGATGCGTGGACCAAAGGTACAGAGTGGCCGCGGCGGAGAACAGGGCGCTCAAGCGATCAGACTTGTTTAGATTTAAAGGGGGACAGCAAAGGAGACAGCAACAGGAACTCACTCCACCCTGCGAT ACTGCTTCAACGACCTCGTCGGCGTCAGTATCGGATGCTGGTAAAGACCAAAATGAAACGCATTGTTACTGCGGCGAAAAAAGCGACTGGCTCGCACAG ATGTTACTATGTTGTCGGTGTTCTCGTTGGTTTCACCAAAGATGCGTGTCGAGTTTACAATACCCGTTGTATGCTGGCgataa ATTGTATATATTTGCGTGTGCTCATTGCAATGGCGGAGCGGAATATCTGCGAAGACTGGAGCTCTGTTGGTTAGATCTGGCGCACCTCGCGCTTTATAATCTCACCGCGTACAATGCGCCCAATTATTTCGACTTAGATAATGTTATAATGCCGTACATCATGGATAATTGGCATGCACTGCAATTACCTGAAAAG atgTGGCGAACCCCAGTAAAAGAGCGCCGCGAAAAGATATTAACTGCGTTAACGTCTTCACGTAAGCGATTTAAATGTGGCCGCGAAATGAAGAAGCGTGCCACTATCTGGGGTCTACGCTTGCGTCGCCCACCGCCGCCGCCTCTCCAGCTATCTGCATTGGAACAG ATCAAGAAAGGAGACCCATTGACAGACAAGTTGGTGAGGGAATATGCGCCGCGACTTAGGTTTCTACCGCGAGCGCCTTCACCTCAAACAGTCGTCGATGAcag TTCTCAACCTTCTAGCAGTAACATTGATAAAAGTTCCTATAAAAACCACAATCAACGCATGATAGTGCCAGTTGATGGTCATTGGCTGAACCTGATGATGGGCAAGCGGTTCCATGAAAATCTCAACTCTAACTCAAATTCAGAAAACGATTCTACTAGTTCCTACGAGTCTGTTAAACCTACTGAAAACGATGAGCAACCCTCACCTGTACCCTCTATCTGCGCCTCTTCACCTAGAACTTCTGATGCCAAAGCCGATAATTTAGAGAAAATATCTGAGCTGACTGAAATAGTAACTACGAATGAAACAAAGTCAATATGTGATGAACCCCCTCCTGTGCCATCTCTCAACACTTCTTTAGTTTCATGTTCTGTAAAGTTAGATAATATATCCAAAGAGAATATAGTTGATACAAACGTGAGCAAAAATGACGTCACGAACGTCAATATAAATACGCACACGACACGGATAGCTACAATGAACTTAGAACTATCTAAGTTATCTACTAAGAACATTATCGAACATTCCAAAATAATGTCTCTGCATCACATGGATAGCTTTCCACCATACACTAGCAACTTCACCCATGACATGGAGTCCTCAGGGGACGAGACCTCCAGCAGGGGCACGCTAGACATTATTATACCACCGCTAAAAGATTTCCAAGGGAAAAATAATCCATTTTTAATGCAAAATAGCTACTCATCTAAGAGACCATTCTTATCATCAAGTGTATATAGTAAACTAAATGGGAAGCAAAACAATCATCACTCACGATTCTCGTTACCAGTGAACTTGAATCCAGCGATGGGTCCATTAGTGAGGCCGATGAAAAGAAAACTTAGCGAAAAGGACATTATCATAGGACCTAATGGCGAGGTAAAGAGAAGGAAATACAGAAGGCCTCGGAAATATCTACAGCAACAG TTGAACAAGTCATGTCCTCTGCCGGACGACAACAATAAACCTGCTCAAATCCCAAACGAAAATGGTGAAGTCGCTCCACCGGCTGGGGCACTCACCAATAACGTGAAATTTCACGGTAGAAGACTGAGACAGAGACAGGAGAAGAATTATTATGAAAACGCGAGAAGGAATACGAATAATAACTCTAGTAATAATAACAGCGTAAAAAGTTTACAGCTGAGTCCTCATAAAGCTAACAGCACTGCCGCCGAGGTGAACGCCGAGCAACTGTCCGCGCTGAAGTCGAGTGTACAGTCGTACTTCCGCGCCGGACAAACGTTCCACGTTCTAGCGCGACGACTTGCGCCGGGCGCCGCCCCCGCCTACCTCATAGAGTGGGATTCTAACGCCTCCTAA
- the LOC118262457 gene encoding 1-acyl-sn-glycerol-3-phosphate acyltransferase beta isoform X1, with amino-acid sequence MTIINSTAYISHESQIMDETMSANVILGCVMALVIILFTISSMARYYIKFTLFIVMSLIFATAPMPLMLIKPFDPRNALIPAFFLRCFARILGLRWKVRGLENVDNSRGAVVLLNHQSSLDLYALAIIWPLMSRCTVVSKRSLQYLVPFGTATWLWGTVFIDRGAKSARDALNKQVDAIKNEKRKLLLFPEGTRHSGDRLLPFRKGAFHVAMDAGAPIQPVVISKYHYLDGKRHKFGSGEFIVSFLPMIETEGLTKDDIVSLVDKTQLSMQEEFTKISMETLERRNRIKAD; translated from the exons ATGACAATAATAAACAGCACCGCTTATATTTCTCATGAATCACAGATTATG gacgAGACAATGTCGGCGAACGTCATTTTGGGGTGCGTGATGGCACTGGTCATCATACTCTTCACAATTAGCTCTATGGCCAGATATTATATTAAG TTCACATTATTCATCGTTATGTCATTGATATTCGCTACAGCACCAATGCCACTTATGTTAATCAAGCCATTCGACCCGAGAAACGCATT aatacCAGCGTTCTTCCTGAGATGCTTCGCGAGGATATTGGGTCTACGGTGGAAGGTCAGGGGGCTAGAGAATGTGGACAACAGTCGGGGAGCAGTTGTTTTACTGAACCATCAGAGCAGTTTGGATCTTTACG CGTTGGCAATAATCTGGCCGCTCATGTCCCGGTGTACGGTGGTGTCGAAGCGATCACTGCAGTACCTCGTACCTTTCGGCACTGCGACTTGGCTGTGGGGCACCGTCTTCATAGACCGAGGTGCGAAGAGTGCACGCGATGCCCTCAACAAGCAAGTCGACGCTATCAAGAATGAAAag CGAAAACTCCTACTGTTCCCTGAAGGGACGAGGCACTCTGGTGACAGACTGTTGCCGTTCCGCAAGGGTGCATTCCACGTGGCGATGGACGCGGGCGCACCCATACAGCCCGTTGTTATCTCCAAGTACCACTACCTCGACGGGAAGCGACACAAATTCGGCTCAG GCGAGTTCATAGTATCGTTCCTGCCGATGATTGAAACTGAAGGGCTGACGAAGGATGACATCGTATCGCTGGTGGACAAGACACAGCTGAGCATGCAGGAAGAGTTCACAAAGATCTCGATGGAGACGTTAGAGCGACGCAACCGAATCAAGGCTGATTAG
- the LOC118262518 gene encoding metal-response element-binding transcription factor 2 isoform X3: MPDSTTNTEKNNANPFHCGDDVLVPNKDGRYYLGTIVELSTSNDNDSCEVGTGTARCLVKFGDGTHAWAPVASLKLLSAPPADDGRIMCVVCKRREGPAASPATNAIIACDMCGRGYHAKCHSPPVDAWINGASWHCKRCVDQRYRVAAAENRALKRSDLFRFKGGQQRRQQQELTPPCDNYFQTASTTSSASVSDAGKDQNETHCYCGEKSDWLAQMLLCCRCSRWFHQRCVSSLQYPLYAGDKLYIFACAHCNGGAEYLRRLELCWLDLAHLALYNLTAYNAPNYFDLDNVIMPYIMDNWHALQLPEKMWRTPVKERREKILTALTSSRKRFKCGREMKKRATIWGLRLRRPPPPPLQLSALEQIKKGDPLTDKLVREYAPRLRFLPRAPSPQTVVDDSSQPSSSNIDKSSYKNHNQRMIVPVDGHWLNLMMGKRFHENLNSNSNSENDSTSSYESVKPTENDEQPSPVPSICASSPRTSDAKADNLEKISELTEIVTTNETKSICDEPPPVPSLNTSLVSCSVKLDNISKENIVDTNVSKNDVTNVNINTHTTRIATMNLELSKLSTKNIIEHSKIMSLHHMDSFPPYTSNFTHDMESSGDETSSRGTLDIIIPPLKDFQGKNNPFLMQNSYSSKRPFLSSSVYSKLNGKQNNHHSRFSLPVNLNPAMGPLVRPMKRKLSEKDIIIGPNGEVKRRKYRRPRKYLQQQLNKSCPLPDDNNKPAQIPNENGEVAPPAGALTNNVKFHGRRLRQRQEKNYYENARRNTNNNSSNNNSVKSLQLSPHKANSTAAEVNAEQLSALKSSVQSYFRAGQTFHVLARRLAPGAAPAYLIEWDSNAS, encoded by the exons ATGCCAGACTCTACAACCAATACGGAGAAAAATAATGCTAATCCATTCCATTGTGGGGATGATGTACTGGTACCAAACAAAGATGGACGATATTATTTAG GAACAATAGTAGAGTTGAGTACTAGTAATGACAACGACTCATGCGAAGTGGGGACGGGGACTGCGCGATGTTTAGTGAAGTTTGGGGATGGGACGCACGCGTGGGCGCCGGTGGCTTCGCTGAAGCTGCTGAGCGCCCCGCCGGCGGACGACGGGCGCATCATGTGCGTGGTGTGCAAGCGCCGCGAGGGCCCGGCCGCCAGCCCCGCGACCAACGCGATCATCGCGTGCGACATGTGCGGAAGAGGCTACCACGCCAAGTGCCATTCGCCGCCCGTCGACGCATGGATTAACG GTGCATCATGGCACTGCAAGAGATGCGTGGACCAAAGGTACAGAGTGGCCGCGGCGGAGAACAGGGCGCTCAAGCGATCAGACTTGTTTAGATTTAAAGGGGGACAGCAAAGGAGACAGCAACAGGAACTCACTCCACCCTGCGAT AATTATTTTCAGACTGCTTCAACGACCTCGTCGGCGTCAGTATCGGATGCTGGTAAAGACCAAAATGAAACGCATTGTTACTGCGGCGAAAAAAGCGACTGGCTCGCACAG ATGTTACTATGTTGTCGGTGTTCTCGTTGGTTTCACCAAAGATGCGTGTCGAGTTTACAATACCCGTTGTATGCTGGCgataa ATTGTATATATTTGCGTGTGCTCATTGCAATGGCGGAGCGGAATATCTGCGAAGACTGGAGCTCTGTTGGTTAGATCTGGCGCACCTCGCGCTTTATAATCTCACCGCGTACAATGCGCCCAATTATTTCGACTTAGATAATGTTATAATGCCGTACATCATGGATAATTGGCATGCACTGCAATTACCTGAAAAG atgTGGCGAACCCCAGTAAAAGAGCGCCGCGAAAAGATATTAACTGCGTTAACGTCTTCACGTAAGCGATTTAAATGTGGCCGCGAAATGAAGAAGCGTGCCACTATCTGGGGTCTACGCTTGCGTCGCCCACCGCCGCCGCCTCTCCAGCTATCTGCATTGGAACAG ATCAAGAAAGGAGACCCATTGACAGACAAGTTGGTGAGGGAATATGCGCCGCGACTTAGGTTTCTACCGCGAGCGCCTTCACCTCAAACAGTCGTCGATGAcag TTCTCAACCTTCTAGCAGTAACATTGATAAAAGTTCCTATAAAAACCACAATCAACGCATGATAGTGCCAGTTGATGGTCATTGGCTGAACCTGATGATGGGCAAGCGGTTCCATGAAAATCTCAACTCTAACTCAAATTCAGAAAACGATTCTACTAGTTCCTACGAGTCTGTTAAACCTACTGAAAACGATGAGCAACCCTCACCTGTACCCTCTATCTGCGCCTCTTCACCTAGAACTTCTGATGCCAAAGCCGATAATTTAGAGAAAATATCTGAGCTGACTGAAATAGTAACTACGAATGAAACAAAGTCAATATGTGATGAACCCCCTCCTGTGCCATCTCTCAACACTTCTTTAGTTTCATGTTCTGTAAAGTTAGATAATATATCCAAAGAGAATATAGTTGATACAAACGTGAGCAAAAATGACGTCACGAACGTCAATATAAATACGCACACGACACGGATAGCTACAATGAACTTAGAACTATCTAAGTTATCTACTAAGAACATTATCGAACATTCCAAAATAATGTCTCTGCATCACATGGATAGCTTTCCACCATACACTAGCAACTTCACCCATGACATGGAGTCCTCAGGGGACGAGACCTCCAGCAGGGGCACGCTAGACATTATTATACCACCGCTAAAAGATTTCCAAGGGAAAAATAATCCATTTTTAATGCAAAATAGCTACTCATCTAAGAGACCATTCTTATCATCAAGTGTATATAGTAAACTAAATGGGAAGCAAAACAATCATCACTCACGATTCTCGTTACCAGTGAACTTGAATCCAGCGATGGGTCCATTAGTGAGGCCGATGAAAAGAAAACTTAGCGAAAAGGACATTATCATAGGACCTAATGGCGAGGTAAAGAGAAGGAAATACAGAAGGCCTCGGAAATATCTACAGCAACAG TTGAACAAGTCATGTCCTCTGCCGGACGACAACAATAAACCTGCTCAAATCCCAAACGAAAATGGTGAAGTCGCTCCACCGGCTGGGGCACTCACCAATAACGTGAAATTTCACGGTAGAAGACTGAGACAGAGACAGGAGAAGAATTATTATGAAAACGCGAGAAGGAATACGAATAATAACTCTAGTAATAATAACAGCGTAAAAAGTTTACAGCTGAGTCCTCATAAAGCTAACAGCACTGCCGCCGAGGTGAACGCCGAGCAACTGTCCGCGCTGAAGTCGAGTGTACAGTCGTACTTCCGCGCCGGACAAACGTTCCACGTTCTAGCGCGACGACTTGCGCCGGGCGCCGCCCCCGCCTACCTCATAGAGTGGGATTCTAACGCCTCCTAA
- the LOC118262518 gene encoding metal-response element-binding transcription factor 2 isoform X1, producing MDINAEVSTQLSLIDALLSDLDKTITPCASKKNEKKEEETQDAMPDSTTNTEKNNANPFHCGDDVLVPNKDGRYYLGTIVELSTSNDNDSCEVGTGTARCLVKFGDGTHAWAPVASLKLLSAPPADDGRIMCVVCKRREGPAASPATNAIIACDMCGRGYHAKCHSPPVDAWINGASWHCKRCVDQRYRVAAAENRALKRSDLFRFKGGQQRRQQQELTPPCDNYFQTASTTSSASVSDAGKDQNETHCYCGEKSDWLAQMLLCCRCSRWFHQRCVSSLQYPLYAGDKLYIFACAHCNGGAEYLRRLELCWLDLAHLALYNLTAYNAPNYFDLDNVIMPYIMDNWHALQLPEKMWRTPVKERREKILTALTSSRKRFKCGREMKKRATIWGLRLRRPPPPPLQLSALEQIKKGDPLTDKLVREYAPRLRFLPRAPSPQTVVDDSSQPSSSNIDKSSYKNHNQRMIVPVDGHWLNLMMGKRFHENLNSNSNSENDSTSSYESVKPTENDEQPSPVPSICASSPRTSDAKADNLEKISELTEIVTTNETKSICDEPPPVPSLNTSLVSCSVKLDNISKENIVDTNVSKNDVTNVNINTHTTRIATMNLELSKLSTKNIIEHSKIMSLHHMDSFPPYTSNFTHDMESSGDETSSRGTLDIIIPPLKDFQGKNNPFLMQNSYSSKRPFLSSSVYSKLNGKQNNHHSRFSLPVNLNPAMGPLVRPMKRKLSEKDIIIGPNGEVKRRKYRRPRKYLQQQLNKSCPLPDDNNKPAQIPNENGEVAPPAGALTNNVKFHGRRLRQRQEKNYYENARRNTNNNSSNNNSVKSLQLSPHKANSTAAEVNAEQLSALKSSVQSYFRAGQTFHVLARRLAPGAAPAYLIEWDSNAS from the exons ATGGACATCAACGCTG AGGTCTCAACACAGTTATCTCTGATCGATGCCCTCCTGAGCGACCTTGACAAAACAATTACACCATGTGCTAGCAAAAAGaatgaaaaaaaagaagaagagaCACAGGATGCGATGCCAGACTCTACAACCAATACGGAGAAAAATAATGCTAATCCATTCCATTGTGGGGATGATGTACTGGTACCAAACAAAGATGGACGATATTATTTAG GAACAATAGTAGAGTTGAGTACTAGTAATGACAACGACTCATGCGAAGTGGGGACGGGGACTGCGCGATGTTTAGTGAAGTTTGGGGATGGGACGCACGCGTGGGCGCCGGTGGCTTCGCTGAAGCTGCTGAGCGCCCCGCCGGCGGACGACGGGCGCATCATGTGCGTGGTGTGCAAGCGCCGCGAGGGCCCGGCCGCCAGCCCCGCGACCAACGCGATCATCGCGTGCGACATGTGCGGAAGAGGCTACCACGCCAAGTGCCATTCGCCGCCCGTCGACGCATGGATTAACG GTGCATCATGGCACTGCAAGAGATGCGTGGACCAAAGGTACAGAGTGGCCGCGGCGGAGAACAGGGCGCTCAAGCGATCAGACTTGTTTAGATTTAAAGGGGGACAGCAAAGGAGACAGCAACAGGAACTCACTCCACCCTGCGAT AATTATTTTCAGACTGCTTCAACGACCTCGTCGGCGTCAGTATCGGATGCTGGTAAAGACCAAAATGAAACGCATTGTTACTGCGGCGAAAAAAGCGACTGGCTCGCACAG ATGTTACTATGTTGTCGGTGTTCTCGTTGGTTTCACCAAAGATGCGTGTCGAGTTTACAATACCCGTTGTATGCTGGCgataa ATTGTATATATTTGCGTGTGCTCATTGCAATGGCGGAGCGGAATATCTGCGAAGACTGGAGCTCTGTTGGTTAGATCTGGCGCACCTCGCGCTTTATAATCTCACCGCGTACAATGCGCCCAATTATTTCGACTTAGATAATGTTATAATGCCGTACATCATGGATAATTGGCATGCACTGCAATTACCTGAAAAG atgTGGCGAACCCCAGTAAAAGAGCGCCGCGAAAAGATATTAACTGCGTTAACGTCTTCACGTAAGCGATTTAAATGTGGCCGCGAAATGAAGAAGCGTGCCACTATCTGGGGTCTACGCTTGCGTCGCCCACCGCCGCCGCCTCTCCAGCTATCTGCATTGGAACAG ATCAAGAAAGGAGACCCATTGACAGACAAGTTGGTGAGGGAATATGCGCCGCGACTTAGGTTTCTACCGCGAGCGCCTTCACCTCAAACAGTCGTCGATGAcag TTCTCAACCTTCTAGCAGTAACATTGATAAAAGTTCCTATAAAAACCACAATCAACGCATGATAGTGCCAGTTGATGGTCATTGGCTGAACCTGATGATGGGCAAGCGGTTCCATGAAAATCTCAACTCTAACTCAAATTCAGAAAACGATTCTACTAGTTCCTACGAGTCTGTTAAACCTACTGAAAACGATGAGCAACCCTCACCTGTACCCTCTATCTGCGCCTCTTCACCTAGAACTTCTGATGCCAAAGCCGATAATTTAGAGAAAATATCTGAGCTGACTGAAATAGTAACTACGAATGAAACAAAGTCAATATGTGATGAACCCCCTCCTGTGCCATCTCTCAACACTTCTTTAGTTTCATGTTCTGTAAAGTTAGATAATATATCCAAAGAGAATATAGTTGATACAAACGTGAGCAAAAATGACGTCACGAACGTCAATATAAATACGCACACGACACGGATAGCTACAATGAACTTAGAACTATCTAAGTTATCTACTAAGAACATTATCGAACATTCCAAAATAATGTCTCTGCATCACATGGATAGCTTTCCACCATACACTAGCAACTTCACCCATGACATGGAGTCCTCAGGGGACGAGACCTCCAGCAGGGGCACGCTAGACATTATTATACCACCGCTAAAAGATTTCCAAGGGAAAAATAATCCATTTTTAATGCAAAATAGCTACTCATCTAAGAGACCATTCTTATCATCAAGTGTATATAGTAAACTAAATGGGAAGCAAAACAATCATCACTCACGATTCTCGTTACCAGTGAACTTGAATCCAGCGATGGGTCCATTAGTGAGGCCGATGAAAAGAAAACTTAGCGAAAAGGACATTATCATAGGACCTAATGGCGAGGTAAAGAGAAGGAAATACAGAAGGCCTCGGAAATATCTACAGCAACAG TTGAACAAGTCATGTCCTCTGCCGGACGACAACAATAAACCTGCTCAAATCCCAAACGAAAATGGTGAAGTCGCTCCACCGGCTGGGGCACTCACCAATAACGTGAAATTTCACGGTAGAAGACTGAGACAGAGACAGGAGAAGAATTATTATGAAAACGCGAGAAGGAATACGAATAATAACTCTAGTAATAATAACAGCGTAAAAAGTTTACAGCTGAGTCCTCATAAAGCTAACAGCACTGCCGCCGAGGTGAACGCCGAGCAACTGTCCGCGCTGAAGTCGAGTGTACAGTCGTACTTCCGCGCCGGACAAACGTTCCACGTTCTAGCGCGACGACTTGCGCCGGGCGCCGCCCCCGCCTACCTCATAGAGTGGGATTCTAACGCCTCCTAA
- the LOC118262457 gene encoding 1-acyl-sn-glycerol-3-phosphate acyltransferase beta isoform X2: MSANVILGCVMALVIILFTISSMARYYIKFTLFIVMSLIFATAPMPLMLIKPFDPRNALIPAFFLRCFARILGLRWKVRGLENVDNSRGAVVLLNHQSSLDLYALAIIWPLMSRCTVVSKRSLQYLVPFGTATWLWGTVFIDRGAKSARDALNKQVDAIKNEKRKLLLFPEGTRHSGDRLLPFRKGAFHVAMDAGAPIQPVVISKYHYLDGKRHKFGSGEFIVSFLPMIETEGLTKDDIVSLVDKTQLSMQEEFTKISMETLERRNRIKAD; this comes from the exons ATGTCGGCGAACGTCATTTTGGGGTGCGTGATGGCACTGGTCATCATACTCTTCACAATTAGCTCTATGGCCAGATATTATATTAAG TTCACATTATTCATCGTTATGTCATTGATATTCGCTACAGCACCAATGCCACTTATGTTAATCAAGCCATTCGACCCGAGAAACGCATT aatacCAGCGTTCTTCCTGAGATGCTTCGCGAGGATATTGGGTCTACGGTGGAAGGTCAGGGGGCTAGAGAATGTGGACAACAGTCGGGGAGCAGTTGTTTTACTGAACCATCAGAGCAGTTTGGATCTTTACG CGTTGGCAATAATCTGGCCGCTCATGTCCCGGTGTACGGTGGTGTCGAAGCGATCACTGCAGTACCTCGTACCTTTCGGCACTGCGACTTGGCTGTGGGGCACCGTCTTCATAGACCGAGGTGCGAAGAGTGCACGCGATGCCCTCAACAAGCAAGTCGACGCTATCAAGAATGAAAag CGAAAACTCCTACTGTTCCCTGAAGGGACGAGGCACTCTGGTGACAGACTGTTGCCGTTCCGCAAGGGTGCATTCCACGTGGCGATGGACGCGGGCGCACCCATACAGCCCGTTGTTATCTCCAAGTACCACTACCTCGACGGGAAGCGACACAAATTCGGCTCAG GCGAGTTCATAGTATCGTTCCTGCCGATGATTGAAACTGAAGGGCTGACGAAGGATGACATCGTATCGCTGGTGGACAAGACACAGCTGAGCATGCAGGAAGAGTTCACAAAGATCTCGATGGAGACGTTAGAGCGACGCAACCGAATCAAGGCTGATTAG
- the LOC118262458 gene encoding leucine-rich repeat-containing protein 57, producing the protein MGNSSIKQHYETASKTGVLQLSDYKLKEIPDEALNLSDKLRNLDLSKNKLSSLPNDVCKFKLLKQLNLDTNRIETIPDSLGNMKKLEMFNMSNNLITFLPESFAKLSNLKQVYLSNNRIKEFPTQLLGLHSLEVVDLSHNKITEIPKGMSELYVAELNLSQNEISIISDDMHLAPRLKILRLEENCLSLEAIRPSLLRDSKMHTINLDGNLFEQKQLVSVEGYNEYTERYTAMKKKMF; encoded by the coding sequence ATGGGTAACTCTAGTATTAAGCAGCATTATGAAACTGCGTCGAAAACAGGTGTTTTGCAATTATCTGATTACAAGCTGAAGGAAATACCTGATGAAGCCCTCAATTTAAGTGATAAATTAAGGAATTTAGATTTATCGAAGAACAAATTATCATCTTTACCCAATGACGTATGTAAATTCAAGCTGTTGAAGCAGCTGAACCTAGACACTAATAGAATAGAGACCATTCCAGATTCCTTAGGCAATATGAAGAAGCTTGAGATGTTTAATATGTCtaataacttaataacattCCTACCAGAGTCTTTTGCTAAGCTGAGTAACTTGAAACAAGTGTATTTAAGTAATAACAGGATAAAGGAGTTTCCAACACAGTTGTTGGGTCTTCATAGTTTGGAGGTTGTGGACTTATCGCACAACAAGATAACTGAGATACCTAAAGGAATGTCGGAGTTGTATGTAGCTGAACTTAATTTGAGTCAGAATGAGATTTCGATAATCAGTGATGACATGCATCTGGCTCCTAGACTAAAGATATTAAGGCTCGAAGAGAATTGTTTGAGTTTAGAAGCGATCAGACCGAGTTTGCTGCGAGACTCTAAAATGCATACCATCAATTTGGATGGTAATTTGTTTGAACAAAAACAGTTAGTGTCTGTTGAAGGATATAATGAGTACACGGAGAGATATACTGCAATGAAGAAGAAAATGTTCTGa